The following nucleotide sequence is from Bactrocera oleae isolate idBacOlea1 chromosome 2, idBacOlea1, whole genome shotgun sequence.
CAAGATGGTGATTTGAGTTTTATGGGTCGTGTGATGGCCGGCATGCCATTAGATATACGTCTAACACGACTCATATTGCTGGGTTATATATTCAGCGCTATGGAAGAGGCAATTATAATCGGTAGTAGTTCTTATATTTAACAGATCTTTATGTTAAGTTTATTATATTCTATTTTGTTAGCTGCCGGCTTAAGTGTGCGTTCCATATTCCGATCTGGCGTCGATCGTCGTGGACGTGAAAATACCCAAGTGGAGGCGTATATACAAAAACTAGTTTGGGCTGACGGCTCTGGCTCGGACTTATTTGCCATTTTAAGAGCTTATCGTGTAGGTTTATTTGAGTTTcccatattgaattttttttttgcaaacgtccacggaagtttcagtttttgccctaaaaaaaattatccaacATAAACAAGCccttcattttcaatttaaatgctTAAATCTGTGTTTCTTTTCccatgtaaataatttttaatattttacattaatcaAGTAAAGCTgcaactttgaaaaaattatattccaatagaaattgtagcgctctacaaaaatggtctaAACGATTTTTCCATAATaacattcctttaaaagttaaagTTACACATCAATCATTGTACTGTATGAatgtacaccatgtcgtatgagcaacacagaatttaGCGTTTAGAATTTACAATAGTTTAAAGAAGTGGTTCTATAGAAAAAATCATTAAGCgcttttttgtagagcgttgaattttgtatgagaCTTATTCAAGTCGTAGGTTTATTTGCTTTGCAAGAGATTAAAAAATCCCATCTTAAATATATGGGAAAAGTAAATGATTCTAGGGCAAACACTCTAACTTCAGGGACACCCTAATGGTTATATTCAAAAGCCGCCGTATGTTGCTTTTAAGctaataaatttcatattatctttttaatattattagcTTTGGTCATCGATGCGTGAACAACAGAATATCCACGAGGAGGATAGTGAACATTATTGGGCCAATCGTTATTTCATCAATTTGCGTTCAATGAAAGAAATGCATCTGCTTGTGGTGGAACTACGTGAACGCCTGCTACATTATGGCATACGCGAGCAGCATGCCTATCAACGCGTTTGCTGGATTGATCGTGAAAAgataattatattgaaaatcattATCGCTGGCGCCTTTTATCCCAACTATTTTACACGCTCGAATTTGAACGATACCGAACGTGAACGTGGTATCTACCATACGCTTTGCGGCAATGATCCCTGCAATACAGTCTACTTTACTGGATTCAATACACGTCATATTGGCCAACTGTATACGGGCTCCATTAAGGAACTGTTTAGGTTTATGCGCATACATCCGAAAAATATCGAAGTGCGTTTTCAATCAGGCGCTGAACGTGTGTTTGTCACTTTCAAAAAAGATCAAGATGACGATGACGATGGTGGTACGTATCGGCTGCTTGTACCGGGACGTGTTTGCCCCGATGTTTATAAAGCCGTGCGCATGCGCATGTTTGGCATACGCGCAAGCATACGCGTTATGGAGTAAGTTGCTTTGCAATCAAAAAGCATAcgaaaaatatcataaataaattatataattcctCTCTCAGTCCTCGTAACGAGGTGCGCTATGCCGAGGAGCGTCGTATTGGCACAATGGTAGAAGGTGTTTGGCAACCAATTAAGAAACAAATCAAAAATCCCGAATTAGTTGTCTTGCCCTCTGTCTTTAAAAAAATGATACGCGGCTATATAACACATGTGAGcacaaaagttttcatatgtaatcataaatatattaattttcgcCTTAAATTTAGATTGAAAATtgcagcaaattttattttcaaccaCTTTCGGAAATGGAGCGTTTACGTGAAATCCATGCACTCTTAAATAATCCCGAAAATCTACAAAGTGATCATTTTAAAAGTCCTGCAGCCATATCTAAAGGCATGATGGTGGCCGCaccatttgaaaataaatatcatCGCGCTAGGATAGTCAAAGTATTAACTGCGGCGCGACAACATTGCCAATTCAAGGTATTTACGATGGACATTTAACAAATTGTTACTTTCGTTTTGttctatatacaatatgtaaattCAAAAGTGGTCTTATTTGCGATATATAATTTACGATAATACTCggggaaaattattattatattatatttatgaaaaccCACTAATAACCTGCGATTTAAACAAAATTCGATGCGTGAACTGGTCTATGAACGAGGTTAGCCATGCTTAAGAGTGAAGAGATAAACCACAAATTAACCGAACGATTGTCATTCGACTAGTATTGATGTGAAAATTTGGCTCCTcctcaatttgtttttttttatacttcgaaattttttttaccccCAAATTGGtcttatgttttgaaaattgtCCAATATTGACATCCGGCAAAGGATTAAATGACATAATTTCGAGAGAGCCCGACctttcgaatatttacatatgtcgGGTCCAAACTGCGGGTCTAAAATATCAACTTTGGGCGGTATGATCTATACGACGACACCCAACACACTCGCTCTTACCCCTACACGTGCTTTATGCAACCGTTACAATCATAAAATTGTTATCATtcgatgttgttattgttgttgtagccgcAAAAATTATTTGCCAACCGGTTTTGAGTCTTTGCTTGTACATAAATCCACGTATTTTTGGTCATATAACCAAATGTACTGCGCTAGATCTATGGTCTAACGAAATCAACatcaaaaccaattttttttttgtttgcttccaGGTATTCTTCATCGATTATGGCAATACTGATGTTATAGATTTCGAAAAATTACGTCGCTTCTCCTATCACTGTGAGTCGCTCACCGACATACCGCCTCGTATGTTTGAATGTCGCCTTGTAATGGTCGAGCCATCAACGGTGAAATGTCCTAGCGGTAAATGGCCCGATGAAGCAATGGAATTCATGCAACAAACAGCCGATGCGGGTGTGGTGGAAATTGAAGTTTACTCAGTGGTTTCTGGTATTTCGAATGTGATTATAAAAACTGCTACAGGTACGCTGAATGATATATTGGTGGAGAAGGGTCTCGCACATAAATCGGATGAGAATTATATGTCTAAGGTAGGTGGTCAAATCTTTATCATatgattaattattttaactgttatttttttatttcatacagGCGGATCATGATTTCCGCTTACGTAAACAAGCTGTTGCTACACGTTTCCTCGACGAAGATCATTCCAAGCAAAATGAAGAATATTTACGTTCCATACAACCAGAAGCCGATGTCGAAGTGGATCCACCACCACGTGAATATTGCACCAAAACTATTAACCTACGTGGTCCATACAGTGCGCTCGAGACGAAGATTTTCTCCGCCGTACGCATAGGCACCTGGAAGAGTGTGCATGTCGAACGTGATTCGGTGAATTCCGTGTTGCTCGACACAGATCCGCAGGATGTACATGAACGTCTAATTGTTGCGGCCAGCATAACGGAAGCACAAAATGCCGAAAAGCTTACTGCACGCTCGACGACACTTATGCCAAATATACATGGTTTTAGTGCATTAATGACGCTGCTCTTCTGTCCAACCATGCAAATAAAACGGAATATTAGTAAGACCAAATATGTGGCAATACTAGCGGGCTTGGGTTATAATACAGATAACTATAAGCCACTCTATGAGGAGCATGATATTGTATTGAATTTAGATGCAGACATTTCAAAGGACGATTTGGAGTTGGTGAGTTGACATTCCAATTTTATAGCAGTTGTGTTATCTTCAcaaataatttgcaattttttgtaatgaaattttttcgcTTTCAGATTAATCAACTACGCTATTGCATGGACACCATGTTGTATACGGATCCAAGTGATGAGCGTCCAACTATATTGCCAAATATGCGCGCCGATTTATCTGCGAAAATTAAGAACTTAATTATAAGGTAAGCGCGTAAATTCattgggtataaaaatatttgtatcttgatttgaacggtcagttcgtatggcagctatatgccacatgggtctgatctaaacaatttgttcggagatcatagcgctgccttggataataatccgtgccaaattgtGTGAAGATTTCTTGTcgaataaagaagttttcatacaaggatttgttttaatcgttcagtttgtatgacagctacatgctatagtagttcaaACTGAGAACTTTTTTCGGAacttgtagcgttgccttgaacactaatccattccaaatttggtgaagataacttgtcaaatacaaaatattttcatacaagaattttattttgatcggtcagtgtaTGTGACAGACATAGTGATCCGAAATCGGCTTTCGGCAAGTCATagaaaaatggtataaaaatggCCACGGTTGCTGAGAACTCATCATAGACGAATGTTGTTTAAGAATTTTTGGCTGTAAGATTACTTTCACTTTATAATATCGTATTTTTTTAGCACGTATTTACTATTGCTCtatttttttacacattaattttgatattctactttaaccattaaaaaaacatactatttaactttttttcctgtagattattgaataaaaatcgcAAATATATTGAGACTCATGTGGATAGTCACGATAATGTATGGCAGCCTTACGATCTAGAAGACTTGATCGAAACCGAACCCATTTACGGTCATCGCTCACTGTTTCCTATGCATTCAGCACTTAGATTGTACGATGAGAAGTTTGATCGTATACACTCGTTGGGCGTACACTGTCAGGAGTTGCATCGCTTGTGTCAGTTGTGAGTTAAAATCGATTtccatttattataaattaaaattgaaaatgaatctataaaattttttttagtgatGGCCCCATACAAGTGCTCACTTGTCAGCTATGTAATCAAAATTTGGAGAATATCGTACAACTACGCATACATTTGCTCTCTCAATTGCATCGTGATCGTGAACATCAGATACGTTTCAAAATGACACGTTAACTGATTTAGCTATTAACAGTTTTAGTTCGTATAAACTATTTGCAAATATGTTTTTTCCACACCATAAAATAAGGTGTTAGTAGtttgaagttaatttttaagttttataatttctatatatGACAAAGTACCTACCCGAAAGCGTATTTAAAAAACATGTTCACTTATATTAATACGAATTTTTTGCGCATACTGAATTGAATGTCCATTTGTTTTCCACATTAAATAACCATGAATTATCTTTAgatcatttaattttcttttattaaaacttctcattaatttgtaattttattcgTATTAATAAACTTGCTACTCTACATAACATATATCGatgcatattttaatatacaatgtatgtacatatgtatagtatgaAACTTTCACTGCCACATGCTACTCATTAGTAACTCACTTCGACATGCATAACGTATAATTTTGCATTGCATTTAACGGTTTGCTGCAGAGTCCACACATTTTCCTTTTGTAGAGACCGTAAATTTCGAGATTCAACACATTGGACAAATCGAATTGTATGGTCGAATGCATTTGCGCATTCTCAACGATGAGTATATTATGTTCGGTCAATTCCACGCTGCAAACGGTCAAATTTTacagtaaataaaaatcaaaatcaattgcTAAATATATACTCAATTTACTTACTGAAAATCGTAATCGCTCACATCTTCCGGATATCTGTATGGTTTATCGCGCAAATTGATTAACGTCTCGCTATTGTTAACCGTTATATATATGGGCGCATCATCTTGCAGTTTCGTATGATTATCTACCGGCCGGAAGGTGAAGTAATTCTGTCCAATATAAACACGTAAACCGTAATTTGCACTTAATCCATTCTCCGGTGAgggcaataaaaatatagccATCTCTGGCAACACTGAACAGTCGGCAGCCAATAGCGTTTGACAGTGTTTCGCCACGGTTACTTTGGTGAATTCGCTCAGATTGATTAGGTAGTCATCGAAAGTGTTAATCATGCCATTTATTACCGAGCAGGAGCCTacgaatattatatacaatgtgtgtatacatacaaaaaattgcaaaattctcAAAACTATGCTATAAACTAGTTTTGGATTTTCGGTTGAAAATCatgattatttaataaaaaatgaagtAAAAGAATTGCCagctattttcaaatattaagtaaaaaaatggtatggtgtaaaaatatcataatattGATAACCATATTGACTTAAAGAGCTTTAAAAAGCAATACagtatgaaatataatatttgagagAAGGATTGCCAACTATTAACAATTTCAAGTAGAAAGTGTTTAGTAAAGCACTGTGGATTTTGGACTTTTCG
It contains:
- the spn-E gene encoding probable ATP-dependent RNA helicase spindle-E; the encoded protein is MDEVNNFFDFTQEFKRVSVPRGCVSGNIAANAGENDSGKPIKREYFGDQYSKQIADRERKRILEEEDDQMDDTRSSRHGATSSTCMDELEDLSDEDDIKPKINRIDDNVYTRYNFNLNRDESLPIHDNRDQILGALRKYPVVVLEGDTGCGKTTQVPQYILDEAYVNREYCKIVCTQPRRIAAISIAKRVCQERKWEEGSVVGFQVGLHAKISEDTRLLYCTTGVLLQKLIKEKSLRQFTHIILDEVHERGQEMDFLLIVIRKLLTTNSRGVKVILMSATINAGEFSDYFTIRRNPAPVLRVDSRRLYQVREFYLSDLGRINSTNTDVDVSDPGISKEMYNIAYKLIIVIDNIEKQEASVSIIPSSLPQTSILIFLPGINEIDQMCNKLESISESVDTNVKLFPIRLHSLISPDEQSKVFNNPPAGFRKVILATNIAESSITVPDVKYVIDFCLTKSLVTDTATNFSSLQLHWASRANCRQRAGRAGRVMNGRVYRMVSKDFYEHYMEEFGTAEMLRCPLENAVLKAKLLDMGPPPDILGLAMTPPNLSDIHNTILTLKEVGALFTTVNGAYSIQDGDLSFMGRVMAGMPLDIRLTRLILLGYIFSAMEEAIIIAAGLSVRSIFRSGVDRRGRENTQVEAYIQKLVWADGSGSDLFAILRAYRLWSSMREQQNIHEEDSEHYWANRYFINLRSMKEMHLLVVELRERLLHYGIREQHAYQRVCWIDREKIIILKIIIAGAFYPNYFTRSNLNDTERERGIYHTLCGNDPCNTVYFTGFNTRHIGQLYTGSIKELFRFMRIHPKNIEVRFQSGAERVFVTFKKDQDDDDDGGTYRLLVPGRVCPDVYKAVRMRMFGIRASIRVMDPRNEVRYAEERRIGTMVEGVWQPIKKQIKNPELVVLPSVFKKMIRGYITHIENCSKFYFQPLSEMERLREIHALLNNPENLQSDHFKSPAAISKGMMVAAPFENKYHRARIVKVLTAARQHCQFKVFFIDYGNTDVIDFEKLRRFSYHCESLTDIPPRMFECRLVMVEPSTVKCPSGKWPDEAMEFMQQTADAGVVEIEVYSVVSGISNVIIKTATGTLNDILVEKGLAHKSDENYMSKADHDFRLRKQAVATRFLDEDHSKQNEEYLRSIQPEADVEVDPPPREYCTKTINLRGPYSALETKIFSAVRIGTWKSVHVERDSVNSVLLDTDPQDVHERLIVAASITEAQNAEKLTARSTTLMPNIHGFSALMTLLFCPTMQIKRNISKTKYVAILAGLGYNTDNYKPLYEEHDIVLNLDADISKDDLELINQLRYCMDTMLYTDPSDERPTILPNMRADLSAKIKNLIIRLLNKNRKYIETHVDSHDNVWQPYDLEDLIETEPIYGHRSLFPMHSALRLYDEKFDRIHSLGVHCQELHRLCQFDGPIQVLTCQLCNQNLENIVQLRIHLLSQLHRDREHQIRFKMTR